The nucleotide window GATGGCGTGGCATCGGAGCGGCCTGTGACGGTGGATAGGACTACGCCACCCACATGATGGGTGGGGTGTCAGTGCGACTCAATCGCACtgcacccggccctcgctgttCACTGGTGCGGGGAGCCTGGGTCACCCCGAGCGGGACGCACcgggtggcgaccggcagaGAGCGGTGGGCGGGTTGAGTCTGAGGCCGTGGTCGTGCTCCGATAACTGAAGCTGCATTGCTGCAACGCGTgtctagcgctgcttcgcaccaggCGGTGGGGCCTGTGACAGGCTGGGGCCGGGGGTGGGGTTGAGCTCATGTTGCACCTCGGAGAATGGGAGCAGCAAACTTTTTTGTATTCCGATATGTGGCATACCGGCGCAGAGTAAGACCCAAATTGTGCCAGAAAAAGGTTTGTGAAGTCAGGCAACGACATACgcagaaagagcgagagacgcaCTCACTAAAGAGTCACCTCCGTCGCGTTTACTCCGGGCAGTCaacgagaaaaagaggaaaaaataggcaaaagagaaagcagaGGCAAGATATGCACGTATCTACAAGACACGGGCCCCAACACGTTCACAAGCCACCAGCACTCAAGTGTCACtacaccacacgcacacatgcgtCGCAAGCTTGAATTTACTCCTGAATGAGGTGGCAATGCTTCTTGTCTCGTAGCGTGCTCATGAGGGACATATAGCGGACACGCACGACCTCCGTCTCCTGAGACTGGATTAACAGGCGCTTCGCTACTAATGTGAAGGGAGTGTTACGCTCAATCATCATCTCCAGCGCAAAGCACATGCCCCTCTTCGTCACACGTGTCCCACTTATGTCGACGAAATCAATGTGGCAAGCCTGAGGCGAGAAACGCAGTGTATGAACGAGAAAAATGAAGACCGAGTCGTCCAGCAAGGCGTTGTCCGTAGTGAACATGCGACGCGCGTTAGTCATACGGCCATTCGCAATGGCAATGACGaccggcagcaccggcacaGACTCGATGTGCAGGTCTTGCGGATTCGAAACGAGGAGGTTAACCAGcatcctcttctcctcttctgtcTCCACCTCACGCgcaaagaagcgaaagagcTGGTCGATGGAGAACTGTGTCTTAGCGGTTGCCTTTTTAATTCgctccagccgctgcgcctcctcgatgATCTCCCTGCGCGTCGCCTCGGCctcccgctgcagctccgacACGGTCTTGCGTTCACCGTCGCTGTACATGGTCTGACGCTGTCCGTCGGTCTTTCTCTGGTAATGACAATatagagagaagaagagagagagaaatacCTCAGCACCTGTGCGAATAAAACTGTACTGGTGCCGGGTATTATCTGAGATTCGTGTGCAAGTAGTATACCGCTTATCCTAGCGCCAAGACCTGAGCTGGCCGATGAAGTCTGTGTGCAGAGCAGAGACTCTGTGAGCATGTCGGCAAATGTACGCATGCGAGTTCGTGCGCAAATAAGAGCGCAGGGCGGAAGTACACACACGCCATGGTGTCAGGAGGAGAGAATGATGGTTAAGTATCCAAAGAGTTATACCAGAAAATGGGCGTGcacgagaagcagcggctggGCTTCAATCGAACATGATAGTTCCACTGCAAGACTTCTCATGGGCACGCGTCGAGTCCTTCACGCTATTAAAGATGAGGTGCGCAACAAAATCCTCCACATTTACCACGGCATCGCGACTTACCCGGCCACATTGGCAGTTGACATCGGCAACAGTCTCTTTTTCGATTCTGATCCGATACTCTTTCCGCGCTGCTCATCGACGTCGTcacgtttttttcttcttgtgcGGATGTGGGTGTTCTCCGTTGAATTTGCTACAGCTTtgtccgcccccccccccgatcCTTATCGGTGATCGTGCACAAGAGGACCGGGGCCCTCCATCTTGTGCTTTGCCTCGTTCCTCCGCACCAGCCACTTATCCTTCtcgctcccccacccctagTCTGTGCCCTCCACGCTCCCTAACACCCTGGCACATCCTTacactcccctccccgaaCACACTTTCCGCCAGCGCACGTCTAAAGCTGTGTGCAGGGGGTGGGAAGAAAGCTGGGTAGGCTGCTGGCGATCTCAGGAAAGCAAGGCACAATAGTGAGACGGCACCGTCTCCACCGAGCGACATGGCGGATAAGGGGAGAGCGAACGCACGTATCGGGGTGTTGGCGCATACAAGGAGCAGGCGAGGCTACAGGGCACAGCATCAAAGTGAAAGTGAGTGCAAAAGAGGCCTGCAACGCGGGCAAAGAGAGCAATAAGGAGGACGGCAGAAGCAATCACATAcgaaggcggagagagagaggctgtagcgagaaggagaagcactTGGCCCCACATTTCCAACATTCGCGCCGACTCCCCGTTCGTGTGGGGCACGCGCTCCGACCCACCTAAAAGAAGCTCTGCTTCACCGCATTATACGTGCCCAAGCAGCACATCATGATGCCAAACACGAGCGTCATCCACGTCAAAATCACGTGGCGACACCCTACCTCTGCCTTAGTCCAGTAGCCAGAGCGCAGCGCAAAGAGAGCGGGGaacaagaaggagagggacCCACCGCATACTCCGCCCAGTACgtcgaaaaaaaagcgaatgCTCGGCACAGCAATACCGATGAGAAGCGCCAGTAGGGCGAGGAGGCCGGCGATGGTCCTGGACAACCATCCCGGAACGGGGTTCTCCTCGGTGCGGTAGCCCATCGCCATGAGCACCGAGTCGCGCGTCGGAAAGATCGTCACAGGAAACCCCATCGTGAGGGAGATGGCCATGCTGAGGTACGCGACTTGGGCTGGGTAAGCGTCTAGGTGGCTCGCGAAGTTTACCAGCACGTTTGGTGCCACTGAGTCGCCGAAGCACATGGCGCCAAAGACGCCAGCGACAATGTAAATGAGAGTGACCGCTGTCAGGGAGCACgctgtgcacacacacatccgcTTCACTGTTCGGTCCTTGAGTTCCTCGTAGATCCTTGGTGCTACCGGCTGGCAGCCGTAGCTGAACACAAACGTAGTCAGTGCGCTAATCACCCCCGCGTCCCAGCGGGCCAGCGGCACATGCGAGGCGGTGTGCATTACGGCGTCGAGCCTTAAGTCTTGTGTGCCTtctctgctctgctgcacAAAGCGCTCCACGAGGGCACCGGCGAGAAGGAGGGTGGAAACGGTGCCGATGATGGAGGCGTAGCGCAACGTCTGGATATTGCGAGCCAACGACAAGGGGAACATAACAAGGGCCCAGAACAGCACCAGGGCGGTGCGGCGATCGACCTTGTCGGACAGCCCAGTCGCTTCAAGGAGCGGAACAATAAAGTCACCCATCATCACTATATACATGACAGCCACACCCCAGCAGAAGACGACAATGATCGTGACCATCAACTTCTCCATTATAGGGCCGACGAGATCGACTGCAAGCTCCTCATATGTCATGAGCTTTGTCAAGGTGCTAACCTTCGTCAAGAGGAACACGCTGTAGATGCTAAGGCTGCAGACGAAAATGAGAGTGGTAGTGCCTATGATGGTCCCACAGTGCTGCATCGCATATGGCAACGCGAGCACACCGGCGCCACAAGTGGCAGAGGCGAGGTTGAACGCGCTTGAAACCAAACTACCGCCTTCAGCCATGTAGTAGCGATCGAATAATATTGGCGACAAAGCCATGAGACGTTGATCACGTCGCGTGTACACCGGCACACTGTGTGCCCGCCGCCTGTCGCCGCAGCTGGGGCGGTTCAACTCGGTGTTGTTGAGGGCGGCGTGCGAGTACGATGTGCGCAACGGAGCCCTGCGCGGTAGCATGGGGCTCGTCTCACGGAGGTTCGAGTCATGCCCACACATCATCGCCGCACAGgttgctgtgtgtgtgtaggtgagCGGGTATATTAGAAAAATGAAAAAGgtaggaaaagagaagaaaaagagcagagaagcagGTATGGCAACAAGCGCACCGCACACTACACTGttggagaagaaaaaagagaagtaGTGACGCGCAGATACTTAGGCCAAACACACAGAACCGAAGACTAAGAGAACAAATATTTAGCACTGAATCGCCACCACCTTGTACGCGTGCCAGAACGAACGCCTTCCACAACGCTCAAATTTGTGGTGAAGGTGAAGTGCTCGACCACGATGATGAGGGGAAAGAGACACGCAGATAAGATGAAAGAGAACAAAGACCGGCAGAATCAACAACAGAAGCGAACAGCACTAAtcaaaagagaaaggaacgCGAGAGACAGATCGAACAGAGCGAAAGGGAAGCGATGGTCTGCAAACGGCGCGCTTGGGGAAACGAAGTAAGGAAGGAGTTAAAGAAAAACCTCAAGCATGAAATGAATGCGCACACAGAGATACCTGCCCTCGAGAAACGCAACCAGAGTGCAATCCCCGGGTCGCGCGCTATATCTGAACGTGTGAAAAGGTGCCCGAGTTTATGGTGTGAGAAGAGGtgaaagaagggagaggctGACAGAAATGCATGCATccacagagaaaaggagagctaaaagagaagagaggagtggTATTCATTACAGAGCCCCGATACACCCTTTGGTCTTCAGCGCCCGCTGCAGCGTCTGGGTTTCCTACCCTTCTTTATGTTCGTGTTTGCGCGCACCTGCCTCGGCTCGTCTATGTTTTTACAATGATCGATCTCACTTTCTTCTCCCCAACAACGAATAGCAGAGCAAAAGGCAGTGCAGCGAGCCAACCACGTGTATGGCGAGTGATGCCCAAGCAGCACTGGAGGtcgggaagagaggaggggggccaGTGAGAGGCGGTGTGATGCAGCTGGATGTTGGGTCGTTTACCCTTGCGCTGATTGTGACGCTGAGCCTGACGAACCGCCGAAACGTGTTTGCGCGTGGGAGTGGGGGGATGTCGGTGAGTGAGCGGGTGTGTGTACTGTGTAGATAACAAAAAGAGGGGTGACGGTCGCTGCCTCAAACATGCATCACTTGTATGCACGGCTTTGTCCTGTCTCAAGGGATACACCAtaagaggaaaaaaagggggaagaagggggcaGACGTCTGACAGGACAGGGTAATACTCACAGTAAAGAGACGCACGACGGTACGGAGCTCGGAAGCTTCAGTACGCGCGACGTGCACTCTGATCTCAGTCCACCGTTGTGCGTGTTAGCCTGTATCGGTGAGAAAGAAGAACAAAAGGCCCACAGTAGCAGCAGTCTGTGCGCAACGACATGGGCATCATGATCAGAAGATAGAAAGAGTTGACGTTTCCGAAGGAGCACCTTCTTTCCGTTCGCATCAGCGGTGCTTCACTCAGCCCAGCTCACTTCCTCGCTTTCTTTCACCATACCCTCCCGCCTCCGACAGACAAAGACACGTGCCTCGCACCCGATACGCATGTAAGCATGCGCCCCTCCTACTGTGTTCGAGTATGCTGCCTTTGGGCATTCCTCGCTTATCAATAGCTGTCGCGCGGAttgacggcggcgaagatCGGGtaacagagaagaaaaaaaaaaaggagcatAGCATGCGGCACAGGTAGGGGTGCAGTAAGCTGTGACATAGAGTGGTGattcccaccaccaccaccaccacctacAAACGACGGAACTCGCACCAGCAGTGGCAAaagtagcagcagcgatggtacgagagagaacagaagaCGCgtgcagagaaaagaaaaacgcaAGAGTAAGGTGGACGCGCGCACCTTTAGTTACCTTCTACGACACACCTTCCTTCCAAGCACACAAGAAATGAGTGTAACAGCGCAGTAGACGCGGTCGCTTCGCCACCCTCGCGGCCAAGTAGCGTGTTCATCCTGCGCTCTCACATCCCAACATGACGTGAAGCAGTAAACGGCTCACGTGCGGTGCTGTCGCATTGCGCGTGCTTGCTTCGGCTGTGTGGCACCCGCCTGAGCGCCAATGTCCTTGAGGCGCACTCGAAGGTAGTCCAGTTGGATCTTCTCAGATACGCCAAGCTCGTTCCGTACCACTACCGTGGGGTCTTTCAACAGCAGCGTCCACTCGTCATCCACCAAGCGGTACACGGGAAAGGCGATATGACTGTCGTCAAACGGCGCTCCACCCtcctgcggcgctgcagtggACT belongs to Leishmania braziliensis MHOM/BR/75/M2904 complete genome, chromosome 36 and includes:
- the AAT28 gene encoding amino acid permease-like protein; its protein translation is MMCGHDSNLRETSPMLPRRAPLRTSYSHAALNNTELNRPSCGDRRRAHSVPVYTRRDQRLMALSPILFDRYYMAEGGSLVSSAFNLASATCGAGVLALPYAMQHCGTIIGTTTLIFVCSLSIYSVFLLTKVSTLTKLMTYEELAVDLVGPIMEKLMVTIIVVFCWGVAVMYIVMMGDFIVPLLEATGLSDKVDRRTALVLFWALVMFPLSLARNIQTLRYASIIGTVSTLLLAGALVERFVQQSREGTQDLRLDAVMHTASHVPLARWDAGVISALTTFVFSYGCQPVAPRIYEELKDRTVKRMCVCTACSLTAVTLIYIVAGVFGAMCFGDSVAPNVLVNFASHLDAYPAQVAYLSMAISLTMGFPVTIFPTRDSVLMAMGYRTEENPVPGWLSRTIAGLLALLALLIGIAVPSIRFFFDVLGGVCGGSLSFLFPALFALRSGYWTKAEVGCRHVILTWMTLVFGIMMCCLGTYNAVKQSFF